The Oxyura jamaicensis isolate SHBP4307 breed ruddy duck chromosome 17, BPBGC_Ojam_1.0, whole genome shotgun sequence region CAGCATAAGCAGCACTTCCAGCCTCTCATCAACTTTTGGCTGCTCTTTTACTGCCTTTTGATTAACCGCTAACTAGGTGCTGCCTAGAACACGTGCAGTGCTCTCTGAGCAGCACAATGTCTCATCACAGCAACACAGCGTCTGGGCTCGCCTGCTGCGGGACCTGCGAGGTGGAAATGATCCCTTTCCCTGGGTAAGGCTGAGCAGTCACCCACCAACATAAACACATGTAGGAATTTCTTCTCACGCTAAACCTTCTGTGTTATTGcaagcagctggagaaaagcaaaCCACCCAACCTGAGACATCTCACTGAATCCTGTAATAACCCAGATACCTCAATTCAGAGCTCAACAGCTTTCCGAAGTGTCTCCCCTCTGTTTTCAGTGATTCCCGAGCTTTGAACATATCTGCCACACCTTCACGGGCAGAATTCACATAAGGGTCATGACTCCCTGAGATGCTTCTGGATGTATTCTCTGATCAGCAGGGGAGAACACCCAGCAAGCACAGTTAAACCAGTGCAGGCGGTTCTTAGGGATGCTTAAACCAATTTATCTCAAAGTTAGACTGTTTTACCCAGCAACAACAGAAGTCTAAATTAAGCAAAACCTGAGCCTACTGTTGGCTTTCACAACATGTTTTCCAGATTGCACTAATTCAAAACCAACCAAATCAGGTTTCTTTGAGCAGGCAAAActttgacaaaaagaaaagtttactTTCATCTGCAATGGACCCAGGCACAAGACACCGAGCCATCTTGCAAGCCAGAACACAACTACCATCTACTGCTAGAGACAGggaaagagacagagacagatCTGGGCTCCTCGATCTCCACTGACCCTGACTGCTGTACTCACAAAGAAGCAACCTTCTGTTGTGAAGAGCTCTGCCTCTGTACCCttcctcagttttgttttaacacGAATCTTCGGACAGGACTGGAATGCCCTTCATTCTTTACAGTTCACCTTCTGTTGGTGCCCGCTCCCCACCTGCAGACGCAACCACTCCCAGAGCAAAGTGTAAGTCTGAGAGAGCAGCCTGCAAGGTCAGGCTcagagcaagcagcagaaacaaatgaatGTCCAGAGGACActtacaccttttttttttttttttctttccctccaaaCATCTTTCTCAAGTGCAAGTAtaggaaacagaagaagaagaagacaaTTCCCAGCATGACCTACCACAAGATGATCCCGACTGTGAGGACTTTTCCCAGCCCATGGGGAGCAGAACCTCACGACAGCTCTGGCCAAACCCAAGAGGGCctctttcctcctgcctcccagcacAGGACGGGCAGGACTCCTCAGAGCACAACTGCTGCCCTATACAGAGAGCTACCATTGAGCTGATGCCAATAACCTGGCAAATAAGAGCTTCCAAAATTCAGACCCTGGTAATGTATCTACACTCCCTAGAATGCACATCTGAGTCctaaggagggaaggagaaatagGAGCAAAACCTTGGCATTTAGAGTAAATCCACATGCTACAGATGTGCTTCTCTCCTTTCAAAGAGGCAAAGGAACATCAGACACAAGTCAGCCCATGGGCAGGCACAGCACTCCTCTGAGCAGAATACCCTGTGACCTCCTGAAGTCTCATGAAAAGCTGTGGCCTCTTCcactgacctgctggagaagggCTGGCCAACCAGCTTCTCTTCTCACCCAGACTTTCCAGATTGCTCCattagattttgttttgcttttttttttcagctactaGTTGAGTTTTTTAAGTCTTTGGAAGAATCTAATCTGCCAGACATTGCTGTATGTTTGCTTAGATCCATCTTGGCATTAGTGCAGTGATAACTGTGGATTTGGCTGCTACTAACTGGGGAGAGGGCCCATCAGTCCCTCTTCGGTCACCACAGCAGAAAAGCTCCAGATCTGATGCCACATCCAGACTgtagaaaggagaagaggagctACGGGTGGTGGTGGCCTCTCCACCCGCATGCCCTGGTTGTGCAGCCCTGGTCCAGCTCACTGCTGGACAGCCTGGCATTAAATGTTTGCACAAATGACTGCAATTTTACCTCAGTTCTGGGGCTTTAAACCTGTGGTAAGTTCTTGTTGGTCCACTTCCCTATCCTAATGCCTGGCAGACAGACACAACGAGCCTGAGTTGGCAGATCCCACAGCAGTTACCAACCTGTCCCACAGCAAAGAAGTGCTGGGTTTGGAACTCTCTGAAAGGAACAAGAAGCTGTTGCACCTTTGCCTGAGTGCTGAAGAGCCTGTGAGAAGCTCTTAAAAGTCTCAGGCAAACCAGGCAAAAAGGTGTAGCACACCATTTGGAAAAAGCAGTACAAGTCCTGTCCCACTTCTGCCTgtcagctgagctctgcagcctcAAAAGCTAATCTTGCTTTGGACTTGTCCCTTCAGCCCAGTTTTCTTGCTGCAGGATCCCTTTATCAGTTTTTCAGTGGAACCTGCAGCACGGCACAAATACTTCATAATTGGCACACTTTGCACctgctgaattatttatttttgtttggttttagtcTGAGACttcgtttttgtttgttacagACTCCTCCTGCACTGCAAGCGCAAATAGATATGTTACTGTAGGCCCAGACACTGGATTTGtctgggggaaaataaaaccagaaagaagaaatgttggCCCTGTGACCTGCACCTGTTTATAAAAGCCATTGCCAGAGAAATCAGATCTCCAAGTACCTCCGCCTTGGCTGCTCATCTTCACCTGCTGCTACCTCTGCAGTTGCCGGTGGGGTTGTGGACTACATCTTTTAAGTTATCCATATGCAGAACTCAGATTTAAAAGAGAACTAGTTTTGCCCTGAGGCCACTAACAGTGCTGAGATGTGCTGTCAACCTAAGATCTGTACTTAGGCTACAGTAAGTCCTGTTTCCAGGATGAAAAGGACAAGAGTCATCCTGGGGCAAGACACTTGGGTACAAAGAGCCATCGCCAGTGACCTTGATCTATGGAAAGTCTCTAGCATGCAAACTGTTCCCTGTCTGAGCCCCGTGGCAGTGAAGCTGTCCATTAGTGCCTGGGTTCCATGCCTGAACACAAAACCTGAGGCCGGGTGGGCTGAGCTGCGAGCTAGCTGACAGGCCCtgcattttctcatgtcctgtGATATGCAACTTCTCATTCAACCAGAGATGGGCAAGTGGGATCTTGGTTGAATGTCTGTTCAACAGCAGCATTCCAAAAAGGGCCCCTGATTTTACCACTGCATCACCAGCAACCAGAAACACCGCTGCGCAGCTTGAGGGCACAGCCTCCAGCCTGTCCCTGGACCCTGCCCCATCCGTCCTCCCAtaccactgctgctgctctgttgcCACTGCGGCTGCAGCTCCTGAGGACACTACTGGAAGCAGGAGAGAATGcttcaaaaataagaatttgtTTCAATTTGCCTCTGGGATACAAGTCCCAGTGATGAAAAATTAACAATTTGGCACCAGAAGTCAGGAATTATCCAAGAGGCACCAACTCTGACAGCTTGCAGAGATCCTGTCTAGCAGCCCATGAGCTGTGCCTATGGGAATTGGACACAGCAGAGCACTGGCCTTGGTGGACAGCAGTGACTGAGATGTTTCTGCGTTACGATGGTCTCTAATTGCATTTGGGGTGAGCCAGTAAGTGTGAACATTTAAGGGCCGATGGCCTTCCTAGCCAGAACGattcaacaacaaaacaagtagTGTAATGCACTGTAGGTATTAAGAGACATTCGTGCTACTAGAGGAAACCAttccaaataaaacaggaagataTTCATCGCACTCAATCAGGAGCACTTACATTCAGAAGGATCTTTGAGCCCATGCGCTTCTCTAAGCTTCCTTCAAACCCTAGTTTGACAGAACTGATGATCTTTGTTCCCCTGAAAAATCATACACCTTGGTTTGTCCTTGGCCTTGTGAAGCCTATTTTGAGCTGGGAAGGTTTACAAAAAGTTTAGGTACAAGGGTTCTCAATGGCAGCTGGCAGACGCTGGCAAGCTTGCTGATGGCCAAAGACGTGTTGTAACCGCCTGCTCGCTTGTCCTGGTTTCTAGCTTTTCCATATAAGCAACAGCTGTGGCTTCCATAAGGATATTATTTAATCATAAATGGGCTATCTGCAAACAAATTTGAGAACCCCTGATGTACAGAATTCACAGGGAAGCTAATTTACACTGGGAATTCAGAAAAGGtatgctgtaaaaaaaaataaatccaagaaaCATAACAATTACAGACGTTTTCTGCCATGAATCATTTCTCTTAGTTTTAAATCAAACTTATAATCACTAGCTAACAAGTTAAACTCAAAACTGGGAGTGGAGACAGAAGAgtaacttttgcttttttttggaaaaaccctatatgaaaaagttaaaataaaaataataataaaaacaatcttaGAATCTCCCTTCCTGATTTCTAAAGATACTGGTGTTCATAAAACACAGCTGCCCTGATAACATGCACCGTATGTCAAGAAGGCTGCAGACAAATGCCCTCAAGGTGTACAGTTATTCAAAGGAGCAAAGTCCAGTGAAGAACTGGTCTGTTCAATGTAGTCTGATTATCCATGGCAAGATGGCCCAGGGGACAAGAGGAAAGGTGGGGTggaggagaaacaaaagaaacttcAAGTCACTTTAGATCTCAGCTGCCTGAAGACTTTAGAACATCAGCCTCCCATTGGTCTGCCCACTTGAAAACATTAGAAAGTCTGTCAAGTCCACACACTATCTATGGAAAGGAGCACGTTCCTGGCAGAGGGCTGTCTCTCTCACGTGCTCAGCTTTCCTCTCaaacttaattttatatatatttatatttttatatatatataaaaaagcacTTGGTTTCCAGGGGCATTCATAATGAGGTCCACAGTGTTTAGAacttaaaattctttttctttgtttggaacagtgttttaaagttttgttttaattaaaagacagTCTTAAAGCATGTTGGACTTCAAAAACATGAGTTTGTTCATGTCTTCTGGACTGAGTAGCCGTCTCCTTTTGATTAAGAGAGCCTGCTCACACATATTTACACATTCGCTTCTGGCACCAACAGCAGGCACTGCTAAGAGCCAAAAGGCTAGCTTGGCTAGTTTTGTATGCTTTTGGGTAACACACGACCAGTACTGAAACAGGTCAGGGGTAGCCTGGAAGAGAGGTTCTTGCAAATAATCATAGACTTCATTTTTCCCGAACCAATCTTCTTCCTGAGCTGCTGTGGCTTCCCCTGCTGCCCGGGGCTTCTTGGTTGAAGgttcaaattctgtttcttctgccCAGGACTCTTTCACCTCATTAATCAACTCACACACCTTGCCAATGATCTCTTCGTGCTGGTATGGTGGGACAGGCCGCAGCTTCTGCTGAGGGTCTAAGATCATGGCTACCTTGTGTGCTGAATGAACTTTGAAGTTCTCCTTCAGCGCCTCCAAGAAGAGGTGGCAGAGTTTGCTGACTACGCCAGCATCGTTAGCTTTGGAAGTGAACAGTTTCTCCAGTTTGACGTAGGTGGGCAGTACCAGCTGCAAGGTAGGCCGGCTCTCGTTGCTCAACTCAATTACCGCCTGCTTCACCGGCGCCAAAATGGCCGCCAGGTTGCTGAGCAGGTGTTTGTTCAGGTTTTGGATGAGGTTCATCTTCTTGGCCCTACTGTAGAACTCGCAGATCTGCTCGTAGCGCTCGTGGACAAGCAGGAGGGAGTCAGTGACTGAGTTCCAGCAGGGCGGGGGAGAGGTCTCCTCCAGGGAGCCAAAGGTCTCCTTTGAGAGGCCCGTGGATCCTGCCAAATCTTCACAGACATTCAGGAGCTCGATCACTTCGTGCATATTGCGAGCCTGTAGTGTTCGCTTATTCAGCACACTCTGCACTACTGAGTTCAAGGCACAGGCTGAACAACGCAAGCACATGCCTGCCTTGGAGAACGCAGAGGAATTGACTTTGCAGTCTGTGACGTACACCGTCCTGATCTCCGACATCACAAACTCTGAGAGCACGTTCTGTACCCAGTGGTGGATAAAATCACCATTATCTCGAATATCTACACCCTTAATTCCCAGGACATAACTCTTGATGTGGTTGCCTTCCACCTGATAAGCTGTCAGGATGTAGCAAGAATCAGGGCCAATGCTCTGTGAGTGGCAAGTGACACCGATGCCTAGGCAGGCATTGCTGCCCAGGGCGCAGGTGACTTTTACCTTCACTTGGTTGTACATCCGAGGCAAATGCTTCAAAGCCAGTGTGTTGAAATTGCCAAGAATTTCGGTGACTGAGAAGGCACCATAGCGAGCTCCACTGTCCACCAGGGTCTGTGCTAGCTTGATGAACTCCTTCCCACTCACCACGCTCAGagccccaaggtcagtgcaCATCACCCTCAGAAGCCTCTCGGCAATgttctgccgctccttctccgGGATCGCGCTGTTCCCTACTGAACCACTTGCAGATGCTGCAGTGAAATacaaggagggagagaaagcaacAGATGAGAATTGTTTGTCTGCAACAGCAGGGgggaagacaaaaaacaacGCTGAGATTGACCCGAGGAGGTGGAACATGGCCAGATGATGGCAGAGACATTTCCAACCCTGCATTTCTTCCCCAGAGGACTTCTGGACAGATGTACTGCCAGGGTA contains the following coding sequences:
- the ZNF618 gene encoding zinc finger protein 618 isoform X3; translation: MNIPLTQRQLLAVLKPVWDYLKYWEPKQMADESNSTGRRSSSSRECLKRSPRSPKAEGSDSVTSQSSPSEEAGMMTEVKVKTEVPDDYIEEVIWQDDAKDSKKNIKDGPGDVPAEICVVIGGVRNQQTLGSYECGICGKKYKYYNCFQTHVRAHRDTEAASGEGASQGNNFRYTCDICGKKYKYYSCFQEHRDLHAVDVFSVEGAPENRADPYDQAVIAADEVKEEEPEPFQKIGPKTGNYTCEFCGKQYKYYTPYQEHVALHAPIKFSRSPLFVAVKTQGSQSSKKTPSSINRCSTLLHRTPSGVPPASQSQMFRAPNSGSPGSKAITAESAFSRRVEGKAQNNFEETNSNSQNSSAVHSGTEKPKEKRCKQNPSEPYTCGACGIQFQFYNNLLEHMQSHAADNENNIASSQPRSPLAVVEEKWKPQLQRNNANNTSASGSVGNSAIPEKERQNIAERLLRVMCTDLGALSVVSGKEFIKLAQTLVDSGARYGAFSVTEILGNFNTLALKHLPRMYNQVKVKVTCALGSNACLGIGVTCHSQSIGPDSCYILTAYQVEGNHIKSYVLGIKGVDIRDNGDFIHHWVQNVLSEFVMSEIRTVYVTDCKVNSSAFSKAGMCLRCSACALNSVVQSVLNKRTLQARNMHEVIELLNVCEDLAGSTGLSKETFGSLEETSPPPCWNSVTDSLLLVHERYEQICEFYSRAKKMNLIQNLNKHLLSNLAAILAPVKQAVIELSNESRPTLQLVLPTYVKLEKLFTSKANDAGVVSKLCHLFLEALKENFKVHSAHKVAMILDPQQKLRPVPPYQHEEIIGKVCELINEVKESWAEETEFEPSTKKPRAAGEATAAQEEDWFGKNEVYDYLQEPLFQATPDLFQYWSCVTQKHTKLAKLAFWLLAVPAVGARSECVNMCEQALLIKRRRLLSPEDMNKLMFLKSNML